The following DNA comes from Methanosarcina vacuolata Z-761.
TCCAGATCATTCAGGTGAATCCTATGTTTGTCCGTATGGTCCTGAGTCAGTTTTCCAGGATTCGGAATACGGACCACTTGTTTATATCAACACCGCTTGTTTATATCAACGATTTATTCCCGAACATTACCTTCATATTATGTATAAATATTGTTGTAGAACGACCCTTCTAATTAACATATCTGCTATTATATCTTACCGCTATTATCCGAATTTTAATAAAGATTAGAGCTTAATACAGATTACAGGTACAAGTAAACCGAATTCTGCGGCCGGATTCAGAACGAGTCTCCTGCTATGGCATAGTCTTTTACGTTAAAGCCACGTTGCCCTAAATATTCAAGAGTCCAGCCAGTAACAACCACAGGTGCATTACGCAGGTCCTGTATGTTTGCACAGCCGCAGAGAAACATCGAAATCCTGAGTTCATCCAGCATGCGGGAAAGGACTCTGACAACCGATTCTTTTCCTTCAAGGGCAGGGCCTACAAAAGGCAGGGCTGCACTTGCCGCACTGGCTCCGAGAGCAATGGATTTTGCGATCTCAACCCCTGTCCTGATCCCGCCGGTTGCGATAATTGGAAGGGAGACTCTGGACTCTATAATACTGGCAACAGTGGGAATTCCAAAGTCCCAGAAAAGTTCTCCAAGGTTTTCGGAGGCATAATCTCCACTTTTCCTGGCCCGGTAGACCTCGACGCCTGCCCAGCTTGTGCCTCCCGCGCCACCTACATCAATTGCAGACACGCCTGCTTTCTGGAGGAGAATGGCATCTTCCCTTGAGATCCCGGCTCCTGTTTCTTTAATGATTACTGGCTTGCCCAGTACGGAGCAGATTTCTTTTATCATCTCAAGACAGCCAGTTGCATCCCTATCTCCTTCTGGCTGGATGGCTTCCTGTAAGAAATTAAGGTGAATAGCAAGGGCGTCGGCATCGATCATTTCTATGAGTTTTTCAACTCCATCAATCCCATACTGGCGAATCTGAGCAGCGCCCACATTTCCGTATATAAAAGCAGTCGGAGCTTTTTCCCTGACAACCCTGAAAGACTCTTCCTGGGCAGGGTCATCAATTGCAGCTCTCTGGCTTCCAACGCCAATTCCTACCCCCAGCTCTTCAGCCGCAGCGGCAAGTGCAGCATTTACAGGAGTAGTGTCAGGGTGACCTCCAGTAATCGAAGCGATCAGAAAAGGAGCTTGCAGGCGTTTTCCAAGAAGGTCTATAGACAGGTTCAATTTATCCATATCGAGTTCCGGAAGCGCCCTGTGGATCAGGGTCACATCCTCAAAGCCCGCACTGACTTTTCGGGATTCAACCGGGCTTTCAGCACATAATTTCAGATGTTCGATCTTTCGCTTTGAGGTCGTGCTAATCATATTTCATACCCTTTTGTCCGGACTGATTGTGGTTCCCATAGATTCCCCATTTAAGAACCGATATATATTATCCTCTTTCTTGGCATTGAATATATATGATGTAATACAAGACGTTTTGCTAAGTTCCAGAAGTTCCTGCACCTTCCCGAGCATGCCGCCCGTAACATCGGTACTTCCCGACCCTTTTATGTAACGCTTGAAATTCTCAAAAGTTTTGGGGGTTATCTCAGGTACGGTTTTTCCTTCGTTGTCAAGTACTCCATCCTCTGCCGAGCCTAACCCAAGCCGGGTAATCTTGAGTTCTTTTGCAAGATAGGGGACTATCTGGTCTCCTGAGAGCACGCACGCTCTGAGTTCGAGATCCATAACAACATCTCCGTGCAGCACCGGGACAAGCCCATTCTCGAGCATGAGCTTTATGTTGTCAAGGTACATACTCTCAATCCGCCCGTTTCTGCAAACCGTACAGCACATAGGATGTACAGCTATAGCCCGTACTCCGTACTCATTTAGAGCATCTACCACACTGGATGCAAGTTTCTTGACAGATTCATGTGTTACAATTGCTCCTTCAGGATCAAAAACCCTGCCAAGCTCATATTTTTTAGCGTAAGTGTGCCCAAAAGAACCTGCACCATGTACAATAATCATTTTTCCCCTGTATTCGGAAACTTCTTTTGCAATTCTCAGGAGGGCATCCTCTCTTACAACACCTTGGTCTGCGGCTTTGTCAGTAATGACACTGCCTCCAAGTTTCAGGATAACAGGTTCGGTTGAGACATTCATGCAATATCACTTAATACCTTTTTAAAATTTCAAGCTTCCTTTATGAATAATGCGAAATTATGAAATAAAACTCCAAGAGCTCAAGGTTTGAGTTATTTATTCTAACCTTAAGCCCTGTTCCGTGGGTTTTGTTATGATTGCTTTGCCCCCTGCACCTGCAATGGCTTCAGCAACCTGTGTACATTTGTCAGGTGCTGTAAGGGCAACCATACATCCCCCACCTCCACCTCCTGTACTCTTTGCTCCGAAGGCTCCAGCTCCCCGAGAGGAGTATATTAATTTGGAAAGTTCATAAGTATTTACACCAAGTGCGTCCAGAAGGCCCTGGTTCACATTCATAAGTTTGCCAATTGAAAAGTAATCTCCTGTCTGGAAAAAGGGTTCTGCGGTTTTGGAAATTCTTCCAATGACAACCATTAGAGGCTCTATAAGATGTGGATAAGTTTCACGGAGTTTTCTCACATTTGTTACAAGCTCTTTTGTAGAAGCGAAAACTCCTGTATCCCCGATAACTATCCCGCAATCAGGCGTCTTCAGCTTTCTCCTATCTGGAATGGTCACAACCCCTCCGAATGTAGAAACATAAGTGTCAGTAGGACTTGCAGCTCCCTGCACCTGAACTTCGATTTCATGCCCCATTTTAGCGATTTCTTCGAGAGAGAGGCCACAGCCAAACAGTTTATTGAGTGCACCTATACTTGCAATCGTAACAGCGGCAGATGAACTGAGTCCCGAGCCCACCGGAATCTCAGAATCAACTTTCAGATAAACACCCTCGATTGGCACTATTTCTTTAATTTTCCCAATGGCTGCGGAGATATAAGGATGTTTTTCAAAATCAATCCCTGTTTGGCCAATTTCCGACTGAATTATTATAGAGTCACATAATTCCACCCGCACACGGGTCCTTAATTCAATTGCACATCCTATTGCGGTTTCTCCGTAGACAACCGCATGTTCTCCGAAAAGATAAATTTTCCCGGGGGCAGAACACGAAATCATATTACTCCTCTGAAATTCATAAATTCGATTTAAGATATAAAGTAATGAATTTACATTCGAAATGAAAGCATATTGTCTTCCAACTCAGTAATAAATTTATTTAATGTATTATTCAATTTATTTGTTATTGTTTTATTTTTTACAGACCTGGATCAGGTTAATAAAGTCTGAAATCCGTAAAAAATTTATTTGGAACAGGTAAGTGTTGCTGTATCTTGAATTAAAAACAGATGTACTCCGTTTTTCTGCGGAATTTCTTTTACTCCACAATAATTGCGGCATATCCTACAACTGCGTTCATATCTCCGGAAACCTCCCCACTGTTTGAATAGTTAAGTAGTTCGGCTCGGGTTGCACCAAGCTTCTTTGAGGCTGTTAGCATCGCAGAAATAGGGCCATATCCGCATACGGATGCATTTCTTCTATAAAGCCTTTCATAGATTCCTGGAACATCCAGATTAAGGATAGCTTCTATAATTTCGTTATCCGTTTCCCTTGCAAGGTTTGCAGGCTGATAATGAGTAAAATCGCTGGATGCGATGAAGGCCACTTTCTTCCCACTTTTTGAAACAAGGTTGGCAATAAGGGTTCCCACCTCAATTGCGGTCTCTTCATCCTGCATACCCAGGCAAATAGGAAGAATCCTAAAATCTTGATCAAAGCGGTATTGAAGGAAAGGAAGCTGAACTTCGATCGAATGCTCGTATCGGTGCCCAAGCTCATCTAAATCAATAATACTTCCTGATAGCCCTTCGGCAAGTTCCCGATCAACCTCGAGAGTTCCCAGAGGGGTTTTCCAGGTATCTGTGGATACTGATACCGGTGAACCATATCCCGTATGGTTGGGACCAAAAAGAACATATGTGTCGGCTTTGGGAAGAGCTGCATAAACGTGTGCAGCAACTCTCCCTGAATAGACATATCCTGCATGCGGGCAAACTGCTCCCAGGATATTTCTTTCCCGGATCTCCAGACCTTCAAAACATTGCTTAAGTTCTTTCTCCAGATTTTCAGGACGCAGGGGATAGAACTGCCCTGCAACTGCTGGCTGTCTCATTTATGATCACCCATATAAGATACGGGCTATTTTTTATATATCCTTGCAGTCTGCAGGGCTGCCTTTCGGAATCAGAGAGGTGTTTCGAAGTCAGTCAACTCGTAATTGAAAGGAGTACTGTTAAGCCGGGAAACTTCCCTTGCAAGCAG
Coding sequences within:
- the fni gene encoding type 2 isopentenyl-diphosphate Delta-isomerase, producing MISTTSKRKIEHLKLCAESPVESRKVSAGFEDVTLIHRALPELDMDKLNLSIDLLGKRLQAPFLIASITGGHPDTTPVNAALAAAAEELGVGIGVGSQRAAIDDPAQEESFRVVREKAPTAFIYGNVGAAQIRQYGIDGVEKLIEMIDADALAIHLNFLQEAIQPEGDRDATGCLEMIKEICSVLGKPVIIKETGAGISREDAILLQKAGVSAIDVGGAGGTSWAGVEVYRARKSGDYASENLGELFWDFGIPTVASIIESRVSLPIIATGGIRTGVEIAKSIALGASAASAALPFVGPALEGKESVVRVLSRMLDELRISMFLCGCANIQDLRNAPVVVTGWTLEYLGQRGFNVKDYAIAGDSF
- a CDS encoding isopentenyl phosphate kinase; translated protein: MNVSTEPVILKLGGSVITDKAADQGVVREDALLRIAKEVSEYRGKMIIVHGAGSFGHTYAKKYELGRVFDPEGAIVTHESVKKLASSVVDALNEYGVRAIAVHPMCCTVCRNGRIESMYLDNIKLMLENGLVPVLHGDVVMDLELRACVLSGDQIVPYLAKELKITRLGLGSAEDGVLDNEGKTVPEITPKTFENFKRYIKGSGSTDVTGGMLGKVQELLELSKTSCITSYIFNAKKEDNIYRFLNGESMGTTISPDKRV
- a CDS encoding mevalonate kinase, giving the protein MISCSAPGKIYLFGEHAVVYGETAIGCAIELRTRVRVELCDSIIIQSEIGQTGIDFEKHPYISAAIGKIKEIVPIEGVYLKVDSEIPVGSGLSSSAAVTIASIGALNKLFGCGLSLEEIAKMGHEIEVQVQGAASPTDTYVSTFGGVVTIPDRRKLKTPDCGIVIGDTGVFASTKELVTNVRKLRETYPHLIEPLMVVIGRISKTAEPFFQTGDYFSIGKLMNVNQGLLDALGVNTYELSKLIYSSRGAGAFGAKSTGGGGGGCMVALTAPDKCTQVAEAIAGAGGKAIITKPTEQGLRLE
- a CDS encoding MEMO1 family protein, whose protein sequence is MRQPAVAGQFYPLRPENLEKELKQCFEGLEIRERNILGAVCPHAGYVYSGRVAAHVYAALPKADTYVLFGPNHTGYGSPVSVSTDTWKTPLGTLEVDRELAEGLSGSIIDLDELGHRYEHSIEVQLPFLQYRFDQDFRILPICLGMQDEETAIEVGTLIANLVSKSGKKVAFIASSDFTHYQPANLARETDNEIIEAILNLDVPGIYERLYRRNASVCGYGPISAMLTASKKLGATRAELLNYSNSGEVSGDMNAVVGYAAIIVE